In Paenibacillus hexagrammi, the following are encoded in one genomic region:
- a CDS encoding acyl carrier protein — translation MDERSSIDFVLKRILLGNVRQNVQMYHIEEDTDLVNELALDSLFMVNLFVDLEEEFEIKIHAADLERPILKKYKFLKEYVMEKISHKH, via the coding sequence ATGGATGAGAGAAGCAGCATCGATTTTGTTTTAAAGCGAATTTTGCTTGGCAATGTCCGGCAGAACGTGCAGATGTACCATATTGAGGAGGATACTGATTTAGTCAACGAGCTGGCTTTGGACTCTTTATTCATGGTCAACTTGTTCGTTGATTTGGAGGAGGAGTTTGAAATTAAGATTCATGCTGCTGATTTGGAGCGGCCTATTCTAAAGAAATACAAATTCCTTAAAGAATATGTAATGGAGAAGATATCCCATAAACATTGA
- a CDS encoding sugar phosphate isomerase/epimerase family protein: protein MNYYLCSISFRHELASLEDLMNFAQEKGFAGIELWGVHAEAISGGSDPKRIIHTLDQLQDKGLHVSMISHYVNLLATNHQLPDVIARWRRLIALAKLFRTNRIRIFAGNQPSHTASPEEWSLCAARLRMFSEIAYEAEVWTVIEFHPHTYFDTLQSVHSLLLEANHPGIRVNVDFLHVWESGCDPIDALSVIKPWIGYYHLKNVRDREQLSLFEPDNVYSPNGIRDGLVSLAEGALDYARIIRYLLKEKLNYPAALEWFGDRPFHRLESDVAWLMQLAGQPDTNVIVSH from the coding sequence ATGAACTATTATTTATGTTCCATTTCCTTTCGTCATGAATTGGCCTCCTTGGAGGACCTGATGAATTTTGCACAGGAGAAGGGCTTTGCCGGAATCGAATTATGGGGAGTTCATGCAGAAGCCATATCCGGCGGCAGCGACCCGAAAAGAATCATTCATACTCTGGATCAACTTCAGGACAAAGGTCTCCATGTGTCGATGATCAGCCACTATGTCAATCTGCTGGCTACCAACCATCAGTTGCCTGATGTTATTGCCCGTTGGAGGCGGTTGATTGCGCTTGCCAAGCTGTTTCGTACGAACAGAATCCGTATTTTTGCCGGGAATCAGCCCAGTCATACCGCTTCTCCTGAGGAATGGAGCCTGTGTGCGGCTAGGCTCCGGATGTTCTCGGAGATAGCTTATGAAGCTGAAGTATGGACGGTAATTGAATTTCACCCCCATACGTACTTCGATACGCTCCAATCGGTTCACAGCTTGTTGTTGGAAGCTAATCATCCGGGGATTCGGGTCAATGTGGACTTTCTCCATGTCTGGGAATCGGGTTGTGATCCGATTGATGCGCTTTCGGTCATCAAACCTTGGATTGGCTATTACCATCTAAAAAATGTGCGAGACAGAGAACAGCTGTCCCTATTCGAACCTGACAATGTGTATTCCCCTAACGGTATCAGGGATGGATTGGTCAGTCTTGCCGAAGGCGCTTTAGATTATGCACGGATCATCCGGTATTTGCTGAAGGAGAAGCTGAACTATCCCGCAGCTCTTGAATGGTTCGGAGACCGGCCTTTCCATAGGCTGGAGTCAGATGTAGCATGGCTGATGCAGCTGGCCGGCCAGCCTGACACCAATGTGATCGTTTCCCATTAG
- a CDS encoding SIS domain-containing protein — protein MSNFIETYFHTVTDALSSLEPGIVQALTEEIFKVWERRGTIYIMGNGGSAATASHFACDLSKLTISKNLQRVKAMALTDNMSILTAWANDTHYEHVFMEQLVPFLEPDDLVLVISASGNSPNVIQALKYAKSVGAKTASLSGFQGGEVSLITDYPVVTWSDSMQVIEDSHSLLCHGIALEICQMMTRVQLEAITTIGG, from the coding sequence GTGAGTAATTTTATCGAAACCTATTTCCATACCGTTACAGATGCATTGAGCTCTTTAGAACCTGGCATCGTTCAGGCGTTAACTGAGGAAATCTTTAAGGTATGGGAGCGGCGGGGGACCATATACATTATGGGGAATGGGGGCAGTGCCGCTACGGCCTCGCACTTTGCCTGCGACCTAAGCAAGCTTACCATTTCGAAGAACTTGCAGCGTGTAAAAGCAATGGCGCTAACGGATAATATGTCGATCCTTACAGCCTGGGCTAATGATACTCATTATGAGCATGTGTTTATGGAGCAGCTAGTTCCCTTTCTGGAACCAGATGATTTGGTTCTCGTCATCTCAGCGAGCGGCAATTCGCCGAATGTGATCCAGGCGCTAAAATATGCGAAATCAGTGGGCGCAAAAACAGCTTCTCTGAGTGGATTTCAAGGTGGTGAAGTAAGCTTGATAACCGATTATCCTGTGGTGACTTGGAGTGACAGCATGCAAGTGATTGAAGACAGCCATTCCCTTCTGTGTCATGGGATAGCGTTAGAAATATGCCAAATGATGACTCGTGTGCAGCTGGAAGCAATCACTACTATAGGAGGTTAA
- a CDS encoding exosporium leader peptide yields MCDSHKSKEHCKCRGKKGDRGAKGKRGHQGKMGQPGPQGPAGPPGPGCMEPLPIATQIVYVNKAGNDASADGSECHPFLTVTAAMASIVDASPTKRYEISIGPGTYSEPFIHLKANVQLVGASTLLTRLDIPFDINDPSWNGNLNVDNRAGFADLALLTGPLDFDFRANTFTPSTGRLFFVSVNISPTPVFTGNSTFLSQINIRDCQLFGGYTQNGANVYMFASYVGGVPLPLSQPTITINSIVPYDTQVHLIGGGTDGDVIVNAPPGTVPIDPFDLLSFAIKGNLIINGTNARPRATVDSIPVRARVIGSALIERLNDANGLGYTPSNLGDWVAPPPTTVQEALDRIAAQIGPVIP; encoded by the coding sequence ATGTGTGATTCGCATAAATCAAAAGAACATTGTAAATGCAGAGGTAAAAAAGGAGACCGAGGAGCAAAAGGGAAAAGAGGACATCAAGGAAAAATGGGGCAGCCAGGACCTCAAGGACCTGCCGGTCCCCCAGGACCGGGATGTATGGAACCTTTACCAATAGCCACTCAAATTGTGTATGTAAATAAGGCTGGTAATGATGCGAGTGCCGATGGCAGTGAGTGTCATCCATTTTTGACAGTCACTGCAGCAATGGCATCAATTGTAGATGCTTCACCAACTAAGCGCTATGAGATTTCCATTGGTCCTGGTACGTATTCAGAGCCTTTCATTCATTTAAAGGCTAATGTTCAATTAGTAGGAGCTAGCACATTACTAACCAGATTGGATATTCCATTCGATATTAATGATCCCTCCTGGAACGGTAATCTCAACGTTGATAATCGTGCCGGTTTTGCAGACCTAGCGTTATTAACAGGCCCACTCGATTTCGATTTTAGAGCAAATACATTCACTCCCTCTACAGGCCGTTTATTCTTTGTTAGTGTGAATATCTCACCCACTCCAGTCTTTACAGGCAACAGTACCTTCCTGAGCCAAATAAATATTCGAGATTGCCAATTGTTCGGTGGATATACTCAAAATGGCGCCAATGTATATATGTTCGCTTCTTATGTGGGAGGAGTGCCGCTTCCTTTATCACAGCCGACCATTACGATTAATTCGATTGTGCCTTATGATACGCAAGTGCATTTGATTGGTGGTGGAACGGATGGAGATGTGATCGTAAATGCACCTCCCGGAACAGTTCCAATCGATCCCTTTGATCTGCTCAGTTTTGCAATAAAAGGAAATTTGATAATTAATGGAACGAATGCCCGACCAAGGGCAACGGTCGATTCTATTCCTGTACGCGCGAGGGTAATAGGAAGCGCTCTGATAGAACGGTTGAATGATGCCAATGGATTAGGTTACACTCCAAGTAATCTAGGGGACTGGGTAGCACCTCCTCCAACTACAGTGCAAGAAGCATTAGATAGAATAGCAGCCCAAATCGGCCCTGTTATTCCATAG
- a CDS encoding GHMP family kinase ATP-binding protein, with protein MIISQTPLRISFTGGGTDIPGFYTAFEGAVISTTINKYIYVAVKPRFDRRIRVVTTQIEEVTQVEEIKHDLVREALKKTAVHSGVEIVILADVPAEGSGLGSSGALTVGLLNALYTYQGKDVSAEELAEQACEIEIEQLKQPIGKQDQYAAALGGLRYYHFHKNGSVVSEYIQIAETQKQDMQKNLLLFYSGITRSASAILQRQGEQLEQKKDYLLQIKEQCALLKREIETGCHSTLGSILHEGWQWKKQLADGITNPQIDNWYETALQAGALGGKIAGAGGGGFLMLYAEQDIHSRLRDELPLQEMDFGFDNRGTRIILGNEGAGEQSRLYF; from the coding sequence ATGATTATCAGTCAAACGCCACTGCGAATTAGCTTTACTGGGGGTGGAACCGACATACCGGGTTTCTATACGGCCTTTGAAGGGGCTGTTATCAGCACCACCATCAATAAATACATCTATGTGGCGGTGAAGCCAAGATTTGACCGAAGAATCCGGGTAGTAACCACACAAATTGAGGAAGTAACCCAAGTTGAGGAAATCAAGCATGATTTGGTGCGTGAAGCCTTGAAAAAAACGGCTGTTCACAGCGGTGTAGAAATCGTGATTCTGGCAGATGTTCCGGCAGAGGGAAGCGGGTTAGGATCATCAGGCGCCCTTACAGTAGGTTTATTGAACGCACTATATACCTACCAAGGAAAGGATGTGTCTGCAGAAGAGTTGGCGGAGCAAGCGTGCGAGATTGAAATCGAACAGCTGAAACAACCGATCGGTAAGCAAGATCAGTATGCTGCTGCTCTTGGAGGATTGAGATACTACCATTTTCATAAAAATGGAAGCGTAGTCTCGGAGTACATTCAGATCGCGGAAACCCAAAAGCAGGACATGCAAAAGAACCTGCTGCTCTTTTATTCCGGTATCACAAGATCAGCTTCCGCGATCCTGCAAAGGCAAGGAGAACAATTGGAGCAGAAAAAGGATTATTTATTGCAGATCAAAGAGCAATGCGCATTGCTCAAAAGAGAGATTGAAACCGGGTGCCACTCTACCCTGGGGTCGATCTTACATGAAGGATGGCAATGGAAAAAGCAGCTTGCTGACGGAATAACCAATCCGCAGATCGATAACTGGTATGAAACAGCGCTGCAAGCAGGAGCGTTGGGTGGGAAGATTGCCGGTGCTGGCGGCGGAGGTTTCTTAATGCTGTATGCCGAGCAGGACATCCATTCCCGCTTGCGAGATGAGCTTCCGTTACAAGAGATGGATTTTGGCTTTGATAACCGTGGGACAAGAATCATTTTGGGCAATGAGGGAGCTGGTGAGCAATCCAGGCTGTATTTCTAG
- a CDS encoding D-glycero-alpha-D-manno-heptose-1,7-bisphosphate 7-phosphatase has product MQAVFLDRDGVINENIDKGYVTSWKEFKWLPGAIEGIRALNERGWLVFIITNQACVGKNILEREVLDDIHERMQRDLQRNQASISQIYVCPHRPEAHCACRKPRPGMLLQAAREHRLRLHDCYVVGDSLTDMITAKEVKSYSILVRSGLGQRDEQQVRSLELADHYCETVDEAVHHIIQKEEAVV; this is encoded by the coding sequence ATCCAGGCTGTATTTCTAGATCGAGACGGAGTCATTAATGAGAATATCGATAAGGGTTATGTAACCTCTTGGAAGGAATTCAAGTGGCTTCCTGGGGCAATTGAAGGGATTCGGGCTCTGAATGAAAGAGGTTGGCTTGTATTTATCATTACCAATCAGGCATGTGTCGGTAAAAACATCCTGGAACGTGAAGTCCTTGATGATATTCATGAGCGAATGCAGCGTGACCTTCAGCGCAATCAGGCATCTATTTCTCAAATCTATGTTTGTCCACACCGTCCTGAGGCTCATTGTGCCTGCAGAAAGCCCAGACCCGGCATGCTGCTGCAAGCGGCACGCGAGCATCGCCTTAGACTTCATGATTGTTATGTTGTAGGCGATTCACTCACAGATATGATCACAGCGAAAGAAGTGAAAAGTTATAGCATTCTGGTGAGAAGCGGACTCGGCCAAAGGGATGAGCAGCAAGTAAGAAGCTTGGAGCTTGCAGATCATTATTGCGAGACGGTAGATGAGGCCGTACACCATATTATTCAGAAGGAGGAGGCGGTAGTGTGA
- a CDS encoding glycosyltransferase family protein: protein MKILMIQAMGYFIPYSGACKANRFLMEGLAAHGHECKVITIAPNDNGLRDTEMFQKTLDAKEVIQICSNERFEIYESNGVAVHSILEFSQLSAHILDLTKKFNPDWVLVTEDRVPELLKLALDVAPNRVVELAHSQVALPFGPECYTPNPEHVELLRKTAGIIASSEYVKEYLYKWGRFESIAFPFPVHGKGPFQHYDNFDDGFITMINPSDIKGLPIFLELAKRFSNHKFAAIPTWATTTENIRTLESYPNVTLLPRVNDIDEIMKLTKILIVPSLWGKHSEPSSSMACLGAFPFLRVMSVEPLKRSCKLNIYCL, encoded by the coding sequence GTGAAGATATTAATGATTCAAGCAATGGGTTACTTTATCCCTTATAGCGGTGCTTGTAAAGCTAATCGGTTTTTAATGGAGGGTCTGGCGGCTCATGGACATGAATGCAAGGTGATCACGATTGCTCCTAACGACAATGGCCTGAGAGATACGGAAATGTTTCAGAAAACATTAGATGCCAAGGAAGTCATACAGATCTGTTCAAATGAACGGTTTGAAATCTATGAATCAAATGGCGTAGCGGTTCATTCTATATTAGAATTTTCCCAACTAAGCGCACACATACTAGATCTCACCAAGAAGTTTAATCCGGACTGGGTCTTGGTAACTGAAGATCGCGTACCGGAATTGTTGAAGCTGGCATTAGACGTTGCGCCCAATCGAGTCGTGGAGCTCGCCCATAGCCAGGTTGCGTTGCCATTCGGACCTGAATGCTATACTCCAAATCCCGAGCACGTTGAATTATTAAGGAAGACGGCAGGGATCATAGCTTCCAGCGAGTATGTAAAAGAGTATCTATATAAATGGGGGCGTTTCGAATCGATCGCCTTCCCTTTTCCTGTTCATGGAAAGGGGCCGTTTCAACACTACGATAACTTTGACGATGGCTTTATAACGATGATTAATCCGTCTGATATTAAAGGACTTCCGATCTTTTTGGAGCTGGCTAAACGATTCTCCAACCATAAATTTGCCGCCATCCCGACCTGGGCGACTACTACGGAAAATATTCGAACCCTGGAATCTTACCCTAATGTTACCTTGTTGCCTAGAGTAAACGATATCGACGAAATCATGAAATTGACGAAAATATTGATCGTTCCTTCCTTATGGGGGAAGCATTCGGAGCCGTCATCGTCGATGGCATGCTTAGGGGCATTCCCGTTCTTGCGAGTCATGTCGGTGGAACCTCTGAAGCGAAGCTGCAAACTGAATATTTACTGCCTGTAA
- a CDS encoding ANL family adenylate-forming protein: protein MHAYSHREAIIFRNETVTYHALLERYVQWKRLLTEEGVQPGQVAALVGTYSPSLCGAFLALLDNGNTIVPMSPEGDVRQKEQLRIAHVEVVFTLDGRSCQTVHLQQGARPPMLQKLADSGRPGMILFTSGTTGEPKAIVHDMIKFTERYKTPRDTLRTLSFLRFDHIGGMNTLLHTLANGGSVVCPDKLLPGDICALIEHYKIELLPTSPSFLNLLLVTEVYQQYDLSSLKLITYGTEVMPEYTLQRLRRAFPGVQFRQTYGLSEVGILRAKSMSSDSLLFKVGGEGVEVKVRDGILYIRSQTAMEGYLNAPDPFDEDGWLNTQDQVVQEGEFIRIIGRKSEIINVGGQKVYPAEVEEVLLQMPEVRDVTVRGEPNVLLGNIVTATVNLEMDIHTAELKQRIKEFCADKLEGYQIPVKIYMEQSELYSDRFKKIRS from the coding sequence ATGCATGCTTATTCACACCGGGAAGCTATCATATTCCGCAACGAAACCGTTACATATCACGCTCTGCTCGAACGATATGTGCAATGGAAACGATTGTTAACAGAGGAAGGTGTGCAACCGGGCCAAGTAGCAGCGCTTGTGGGCACTTACTCTCCGTCCCTGTGCGGTGCTTTCCTGGCGCTATTGGACAATGGCAATACGATTGTGCCTATGTCTCCAGAGGGCGATGTCCGGCAAAAGGAACAGCTTCGTATCGCTCACGTGGAAGTGGTGTTCACTCTAGATGGACGTAGCTGCCAAACTGTTCATCTGCAACAGGGAGCACGCCCCCCCATGCTGCAAAAGCTTGCCGATTCCGGTCGTCCGGGAATGATCCTGTTTACTTCCGGTACAACAGGAGAGCCTAAGGCTATTGTTCATGACATGATCAAGTTTACGGAACGTTACAAAACACCGAGAGATACCCTGCGCACCTTAAGTTTTTTACGTTTTGACCATATCGGCGGTATGAATACGCTTTTGCATACACTAGCCAATGGGGGTTCCGTCGTATGTCCTGATAAGCTTCTGCCTGGTGATATTTGTGCTCTGATTGAACACTATAAGATCGAACTGCTCCCTACCTCTCCAAGCTTTCTTAATCTCCTCCTGGTAACGGAGGTTTATCAGCAGTATGATTTATCTTCTCTGAAATTGATTACATATGGGACGGAGGTCATGCCCGAGTACACCCTGCAACGGCTGCGGCGTGCATTTCCCGGCGTGCAATTTAGACAAACCTATGGCTTATCGGAGGTTGGCATATTAAGAGCGAAGTCTATGTCCTCGGACTCTCTGTTATTCAAGGTAGGAGGAGAAGGCGTGGAAGTAAAAGTTCGGGACGGCATCTTGTATATCCGTTCCCAGACGGCGATGGAAGGCTATCTAAATGCTCCCGATCCTTTTGATGAGGATGGCTGGTTGAATACGCAGGATCAGGTTGTGCAGGAGGGGGAATTCATTCGTATTATCGGGCGCAAATCGGAGATTATTAACGTTGGGGGGCAGAAGGTATACCCTGCTGAAGTGGAGGAGGTGCTGCTCCAAATGCCGGAGGTGAGGGACGTGACCGTCCGAGGTGAGCCTAATGTACTGCTCGGCAATATCGTTACGGCTACGGTTAATCTGGAGATGGATATTCACACTGCAGAATTAAAGCAGAGAATCAAAGAATTCTGTGCAGACAAGCTGGAAGGCTATCAGATTCCTGTGAAAATATATATGGAGCAGTCAGAGCTGTATTCGGACCGTTTCAAAAAGATACGCAGCTGA
- a CDS encoding nucleotidyltransferase family protein has protein sequence MKAILMAAGLGTRLHPITTHTPKCMVLIKGVPLLGWWLQKLKAARISEVIINLHHLPDQVIAYVNSQDWGLPIHFAYEQQLLGSMGTLAANRHFLQGEPSFLVVYADNLTDIDLNQLVDYHDRHQLVGTISLFESEHPEMCGIVQMDAQQVVVEFTEKPAVPRSKLANAGIYIFNDTVWKYIRITKQPSDIGYDLLPHLIGLLSGYLIEGFFMDMGTLESLEKGSRCWSYDYQSNATAN, from the coding sequence ATGAAGGCTATTCTAATGGCAGCTGGTTTGGGAACAAGACTGCACCCGATTACAACGCATACACCCAAGTGTATGGTGCTTATCAAAGGTGTACCTCTTCTGGGCTGGTGGCTGCAAAAACTTAAAGCCGCCCGGATCTCAGAAGTGATTATCAATTTACATCATCTGCCCGATCAAGTAATCGCCTATGTGAACTCCCAGGATTGGGGGTTACCTATTCATTTTGCCTATGAGCAGCAGCTTCTGGGCAGTATGGGGACGTTAGCTGCCAATCGTCATTTTTTGCAAGGGGAGCCGTCCTTTTTGGTTGTTTATGCTGATAATTTAACCGATATCGATCTTAATCAGCTTGTTGATTACCATGATAGGCATCAATTAGTGGGAACGATCTCGCTATTCGAAAGTGAGCATCCGGAGATGTGCGGTATAGTTCAGATGGACGCGCAGCAAGTCGTTGTGGAGTTTACAGAAAAACCAGCCGTACCTCGAAGCAAGCTGGCCAATGCAGGAATCTACATCTTTAATGATACCGTGTGGAAGTATATCCGAATTACAAAGCAGCCTTCTGATATCGGTTATGATCTGCTGCCGCACCTGATTGGACTGCTGTCTGGTTATTTGATCGAAGGTTTTTTTATGGACATGGGTACTCTTGAATCACTCGAGAAAGGAAGCAGGTGCTGGAGCTATGATTATCAGTCAAACGCCACTGCGAATTAG